The genomic region GATCGGTCCTCGGGCTCTCCGCCGCCCTCCGGGACGACTTCGGCGGTGAGGTGCCGGGCCGGATAGAGGATCTCGTGAAGCTGCCCGGCGTCGGGCGGAAGACGGCAAATGTCGTACTTGGTAACGCTTTTGGGGTTCCTGGCATCACTGTGGACACCCACTTCGGCCGACTGGTGCGCCGCTGGAAGTGGACCGAGCAGGAGGACCCGGTGAAGGTCGAGGCGGAGGTCTGCGCGCTCTTCCCCAAGAGCGACTGGACGATGCTCTCGCACCGGGTCGTCTTCCATGGCCGCCGCATCTGCCACGCCCGCAAACCGGCTTGCGGAGCCTGCCCGATCGCCCCGCTCTGCCCGTCGTACGGCGAGGGCGAGACCGACCCGGAGAAGGCGCAGAAGCTCCTGAAGTACGAGAAGGGCGGGCGGCCCGGCCAGCGGCTGAAGCCCCCGGCGGACTACCCGGGGCAGCCCGCTCCTCCGATGGGGGCCGGGTGACAGCAGGGCGGAACGATCAGACCGGCCGCGGTCGTTGGGAGAAGCGGGGGTGCCGATGACGCGCGCGGGAGAGACCCACACCGGCCGGGCCCAGGAGGGCCCGGTCGCCGTGACGGACAGCGGGCTGCCCGGATGGCTGGCGCCCGTGGCACGGGCGGCCGGGACGGTGCGGCCCGAGCAGCTCAGCAGTTTCCTGCCCCCGGAGAGCGGCAGCGGGCGGCAGTCCGCCGTGCTGATCCTCTTCGGCGAGGGCAGCTCCGGGCCCGAGCTGCTGCTGATGGAGCGGGCGACCAGTCTGCGTTCGCACGCGGGACAGCCGTCCTTCCCGGGCGGCTCCCTGGACCCCGGGGACGGCGATCCGCAGACGACGGGTCCCCTGCGG from Streptomyces sp. NBC_01267 harbors:
- the nth gene encoding endonuclease III encodes the protein MTKPVKGAVVKKAAARKPAAKDATAPDGPAKATAPKKATAPDRPAKATVPAKPPAASAEPAASVKPVKIPRPESHAALVRRARRINRELAEVYPYAHPELDFENPFELLVATVLSAQTTDLRVNQTTPALFAKYPTPEDMAAADPEELEQILRPTGFFRAKARSVLGLSAALRDDFGGEVPGRIEDLVKLPGVGRKTANVVLGNAFGVPGITVDTHFGRLVRRWKWTEQEDPVKVEAEVCALFPKSDWTMLSHRVVFHGRRICHARKPACGACPIAPLCPSYGEGETDPEKAQKLLKYEKGGRPGQRLKPPADYPGQPAPPMGAG